In Platichthys flesus chromosome 21, fPlaFle2.1, whole genome shotgun sequence, the following are encoded in one genomic region:
- the cavin4b gene encoding caveolae-associated protein 4b — MTDKAAMPSGGGGGDDAGNIMALLERVAGLMDSVQTTQQRMEERQLELENTVKTIQSDVVKLTSAHANTSSCVDRLLEKTRKVSRHIKDVRVRVENQNIRVKKVEVTQGDLLAKNKFRVVIYQGDQEVKAVTPGSESAEPGGGARGEVEPDKFELPPESDEEYMVVEEADSAAAGRMKKTGLTRIESFKATFSKENMSKTRDNLGTKVNKFGERIVTAERREKIRQSGERLKQSGERLKDTISKSVPAKLNLKKERTVAEGQEGAEGATDGAVPIPPPKGRKGSAEPAKMAADEGKAEESEVPMYDMKQLS, encoded by the exons ATGACAGACAAAGCGGCCATGCCTTCAGGTGGGGGAGGCGGAGATGATGCAGGAAACATCATGGCGCTGCTGGAGCGCGTGGCGGGCCTCATGGACAGCGTGCAGACCACGCAGCAGCGTATGGAGGAGcgtcagctggagctggagaacacAGTGAAGACCATCCAGTCCGATGTCGTCAAGCTGACCAGCGCCCACGCCAACACCAGCTCCTGCGTCGACCGGTTGCTGGAGAAGACTCGTAAGGTCAGCCGCCACATCAAGGACGTCAGGGTGCGTGTGGAGAACCAGAACATCCGGGTGAAGAAGGTGGAGGTCACCCAGGGCGACCTCCTGGCCAAGAACAAGTTCAGGGTGGTCATTTATCAG ggCGACCAGGAGGTGAAGGCCGTTACACCCGGCAGCGAGTCAGCCGAACCCGGTGGTGGCGCCAGAGGTGAGGTGGAACCGGACAAGTTCGAGCTTCCTCCAGAGTCGGACGAGGAGTACATGGTCGTGGAGGAGGCCGACTCCGCAGCTGCCGGCCGCATGAAGAAAACGGGCCTGACTCGCATCGAGAGCTTCAAAGCCACTTTCTCCAAAGAGAACATGAGCAAGACCCGCGACAACCTGGGCACCAAGGTCAACAAGTTCGGCGAGCGCATCGTGACGGCTGAGAGGCGTGAGAAGATCCGTCAGTCCGGAGAGAGGCTGAAGCAGTCGGGCGAGAGGCTGAAGGACACCATCAGCAAGAGCGTCCCGGCCAAGCTCAACCTGAAGAAGGAGAGGACTGTGGCGGAGGGCCAGGAAGGAGCCGAGGGCGCTACGGACGGAGCCGTGCCCATCCCTCCACCCAAGGGCCGCAAGGGCAGTGCGGAGCCTGCCAAGATGGCTGCCGACGAGGGCAAGGCGGAGGAGTCGGAGGTGCCGATGTACGACATGAAGCAGTTATCGTAA